ATGGCCCGCGCGGGCGGAGGGGCGGGCGGGATGGGCCGGCGGCTACCGCGGGCGGGCATCAGGCGTCAATCTGCGCCCGCTGGAGGGTCCCGCTGTAGTCGATGTAAATGCTCTTCCACTCTGAGAATACCTCCAAGGCCTGCACGCAGGCCTCGCGGTGGCCGTTGCCCGTGTTCTTGGTGCCGCCGAAGGGCAGATGGGTCTCGGCCCCGATGGTGGGGGCGTTCACGTAGAAGATGCCGGTGTACATCTCGCGCATGGCGGTGAAGGCCTTGTTGATGTCCTGGGTGTAGATGGAGGCGGAGAGCCCGTACTCGACGGAATTGCCGACCGCGATGGCCTCCTCGAGCGAGTCCACGGGGATGACGGACACCACGGGTCCGAAGATCTCCTCGCTGGAAACCCGCATCCGGGGGGAGCAGTCGCCGAACACCGTGGGCTCGTAGAAGTAGCCGCGGTCGTACTCGTCCCCGGACAGGCGGTGGCCGCCGCAGAGCAGCTTGGCCCCCTCCTCCCGACCCACGCCCACGTACCTGTCCACCGTCTTCAGCTGGTTCTCGCTCACGCAAGGCCCCATCTCGGTGCGGGGGTCGAGGCCGTTGCCCACCCGCAGGCTGCGGGCCCGGTCCACGAAGGCCTCCATGAACTCTCGGTAGACGCGCTTGTGGACGGCCACCCGGCTGGCGGCCGTGCAACGCTGTCCGGTGGTCCCGAAGCCGCCCCAGACCGCCCCCTCCACGGCCAGGTCCAGCCGGGCGTCCTCCATCACCATGATGATGTTCTTGCCGCCCATCTCCAGGTGGCAGTGCTTGAAGGCGGGGGCGCAGGCTTCGGAGACCTTCCGCCCCACCCCGGTGGAGCCGGTGAAGGAGACGATGCCCACGTCCTTGTGGGACATGAGCGGGGCGCCCGCTTCGAGGCCCCCGCCCGTGACCATGTTCAGCACTCCGGGAGGGAGCCCGGCCTCCTCGAGGGCCACGACCAGGTTCACGACCGAGAGCGGGGTATCGGTGGCGGGCTTGATCACCACCGTGTTGCCGAGCACGAGGGCGGGCATCATCTTCCAAGAGGGGATGGCCATGGGGAAGTTCCAGGGGGTGATGAGCCCGGCGATGCCCACTGGCATGCGCACCGACATCTGGAACTTGTTGGGGAGCTCGGAGGGGGTGGTCTGTCCGAACTGCCGCCGCCCTTCTCCCGCCATGTAGTACGTCATATCGATGGCTTCCTGCACGTCCCCCCGGGTCTCCGCCAGGACCTTTCCCATCTCCCGCGTCATGTCGCGGGCGAAGTCCTCCTTGCGCCGGACCAGGATCTCGGCGGTCCGGAAGAGGATCTCCCCCCGCTTGGGCGCGGGAAGCGAGCGCCATCCCGGGAAGGCCGCGCGGGCCGCGGCTACCGCCTGTTCCACGTCCTCGGGGCCCGAGTCCGCGAAGGTGCCCACGAGCTCGCGGGTGTCCGCGGGGTTCCGGTTCTCGAAGGTGCGGCCGCTCCGGGCGGGGACCCAGGCCCCCGCGATGTAGTTGCCGTGCTTGGTCTGCATGCTGGCTCCCGAGGGGGAGGTCAGCGGAGAAGAGGGTCCCCTCAGGAAGCGGCGGCCTTCTCGTCCTTGCGCACCACGTCCTTCCGGCCGGACATGTCGCTGTTGCCCTTGAAGGTGGCCCCCTCCGCGATCACCACCCGGGGAGATCGTATGTTGCCGGTGAGGCGCCCGGTGGCCTGGATCTCCACCCGCTGGCTGGCCTGGCAGTCGCCCACGAGCTCGCCGCTCACCACCACGGACTGGGCTTCGACGTTGGCCTTGACCACGCCCCCCGGTCCCACGCGCAGGTCGCGCGAGATGCGGATCTGCCCCTCCACCACGCCCTCCACGAGGATGTCCTCGTCCCCCGTGATCTCCCCCTTCACGGTGGTCTTGGAGCCGATCAGGCAGGTCCCTCCCGGACGTGGAGAGGGAGCAGGGGCGGGAGCGGGGGGCGCGACCCGCGGGGGAGTGAGCGGCTCGACCGGTTTGCCTTCAGGGGGCTTGCCGAAGATTCCCATGATTCCTCCCGACGACGTCCGGAGCTCCGGTCAGTGCGCCCGGCGATGCGTGGAGCGGGCGACGGGAATCGAACCCGCGACACCGAGCTTGGGAAGCTCGTACTCTACCAACTGAGCTACGCCCGCTCGAATCAAGAAACAAGGCCATGATAACCACCCGAAGGTCGGGGGTCAAGGTGCCGGAGCCTAGCTCCGGATGAGGGCCAGGACCTCGTCGCGGCGGCCCTCCATGGCCTCGGGGGAGTCCGCTTCGAGATTCAGGCGCAGCAGGGGCTCGGTGTTGGAGGGCCGGACGTTGAAGTGCCAGTCCGGGTAGTCCACGGAGAGCCCGTCCATCCTCAGGAGCTGGGCGTCGCCGTACCGCTCTTCGATCTTGGCCAGGGCCGCGTCCACGTCCGCCACCCGGGAGTTGATCTCGCCCGAGATGTGATAGCGGGCGCGCAGGGGGGCCAAGACTTGGCTCAGCGGCTTCGCTTCCCGGCCCAAGAGCTCCAGCATCAGGAGGGCGGGGATCATGCCATTGTCCGCATACCAGTTGTCGCGGAAGTAGTAGTGGCCCGAGACCTCGCCCCCGAAGACCCCGTTTTCGTCCCGCATACGCTTCTTGATGAAGGCGTGGCCCACCCGGTTCATGAGGGGCACTCCCCCCGCTGCTCTCACCCGGTCTGCCACCACCCGCGAGGCGCGCACGTCGTACACGATGACCGCCCCCGGCTGCCGGCGGGCAAAGGTCTCTCCCAGGAGGGCGGTCACAAAGTCGCCCGGCACGAAGGCCCCCGTGTCGTCTATGAAGAAGCAGCGGTCGGCATCTCCGTCCCAAGCGATGCCCAGGTCGGCCCCCTCCGTCACCACCCGCTCCATGACGTGGCGGCGGTTCGCCTCCTGCAGGGGGTCGGGGGGATGGTTGGGGAACGTTCCATCCAGCTCGAAGAACAGGCGTACATCCTCCAGGGGAAGGCGGGGGAAGATCGCGCTCGCCCCCACCGCCCCCATGCCGTTGCCGGGGTCGAGCACCACCTTGAGGCGGGGCACCAAGGAGACGTCGATGAAGGACAGGCAGTGTCGCGCGTACTCGCCCCCGATGGAGCGGAAGGCGGTGGTGGGCTCGGAGCCGGGGTGGGGATCCGCGAAGCGCCCGGCCAGGATCGCTTCCTTGATCTCCTTGATCCCGGCGTCGCCGGAGAGGGGGAGCGCCCCCCGGCCCACCATCTTGATCCCATTCCACTCCGGGGGGTTGTGGGAGGCGGTGATCACGGCGCCCCCATCGAGGCCCTTCTCGGCCACGTAGTAGTAGAGCATGTCCGTGCCTACCATCCCGATATCCGTGACCTCGCAGCCCTGGGCGCTCGCCCCCTGGATGAATCCCCGCGCGATCTCCGGGGAGGATACGCGAGCATCCCGCCCCACCGCGATCCCGCGGGCGCCCAGATACTCCACGAAGGCGTGGCCCACGCGGCGCGCGACCTCCCCGTCGAGCTGAGAGGGGTAGAGTCCCCGGATGTCGTAGGCCTTGAAGATGCCGGGCTCGATCATGAGCGACCTCTCAGGCGAGGCGGGAGAAGTCGGAGAGCGTGGAGTCCTCCCCCAGCACCGCCCCCCGCACGGCGGCGCTGCGGCCGATCCGCACCCGCGGGCCCAGGAGCGACCCCTCCACGTGCGCCTCGGGGCCTATGTCCACGCCCGCCCAGGCCACGCTGTCGCGCACCCGGGCCCCAGCCCCGACCCGCACGTCCTTCACGAGGACCACGTCCGGTCCGATCTCGGCCGAGCTCGCGATCCGGCATCCGGAGCCGACGTAGAACGGGCCCTCCAGCCGAACCCCCTCCTCGAGGCGGGCCCCCTCGTGGACCCAGCCCCCCCGCGTCCGGGCCCCGTCCAGCGGGACGGGGAAGCGGCCGGCCAGGATGTCGCGGTGCACCTGCAGGTACTTCTCCGGGGTCCCGATGTCGATCCAGTAG
The window above is part of the Vicinamibacteria bacterium genome. Proteins encoded here:
- a CDS encoding phosphomannomutase/phosphoglucomutase → MIEPGIFKAYDIRGLYPSQLDGEVARRVGHAFVEYLGARGIAVGRDARVSSPEIARGFIQGASAQGCEVTDIGMVGTDMLYYYVAEKGLDGGAVITASHNPPEWNGIKMVGRGALPLSGDAGIKEIKEAILAGRFADPHPGSEPTTAFRSIGGEYARHCLSFIDVSLVPRLKVVLDPGNGMGAVGASAIFPRLPLEDVRLFFELDGTFPNHPPDPLQEANRRHVMERVVTEGADLGIAWDGDADRCFFIDDTGAFVPGDFVTALLGETFARRQPGAVIVYDVRASRVVADRVRAAGGVPLMNRVGHAFIKKRMRDENGVFGGEVSGHYYFRDNWYADNGMIPALLMLELLGREAKPLSQVLAPLRARYHISGEINSRVADVDAALAKIEERYGDAQLLRMDGLSVDYPDWHFNVRPSNTEPLLRLNLEADSPEAMEGRRDEVLALIRS
- a CDS encoding aldehyde dehydrogenase family protein gives rise to the protein MQTKHGNYIAGAWVPARSGRTFENRNPADTRELVGTFADSGPEDVEQAVAAARAAFPGWRSLPAPKRGEILFRTAEILVRRKEDFARDMTREMGKVLAETRGDVQEAIDMTYYMAGEGRRQFGQTTPSELPNKFQMSVRMPVGIAGLITPWNFPMAIPSWKMMPALVLGNTVVIKPATDTPLSVVNLVVALEEAGLPPGVLNMVTGGGLEAGAPLMSHKDVGIVSFTGSTGVGRKVSEACAPAFKHCHLEMGGKNIIMVMEDARLDLAVEGAVWGGFGTTGQRCTAASRVAVHKRVYREFMEAFVDRARSLRVGNGLDPRTEMGPCVSENQLKTVDRYVGVGREEGAKLLCGGHRLSGDEYDRGYFYEPTVFGDCSPRMRVSSEEIFGPVVSVIPVDSLEEAIAVGNSVEYGLSASIYTQDINKAFTAMREMYTGIFYVNAPTIGAETHLPFGGTKNTGNGHREACVQALEVFSEWKSIYIDYSGTLQRAQIDA
- a CDS encoding polymer-forming cytoskeletal protein, encoding MGIFGKPPEGKPVEPLTPPRVAPPAPAPAPSPRPGGTCLIGSKTTVKGEITGDEDILVEGVVEGQIRISRDLRVGPGGVVKANVEAQSVVVSGELVGDCQASQRVEIQATGRLTGNIRSPRVVIAEGATFKGNSDMSGRKDVVRKDEKAAAS